Below is a genomic region from Catenuloplanes atrovinosus.
GTGCCGTGGAAGTGGCAGCAGGCCAGCGCGCCGGACAACCGGCTGATCGGCTTCCCGGCCGGCATCGGGCCGACCGCGATGTACTACCGCACGGACGTCTTCGAGCGCGCCGGCCTGCCGGTCGAGCCGACCGAGGTGGCGGACGCGATCGGCACCTGGAACGACTACGTCGAGGCGGGCCTGCAGATCGGCCGCGCACTGCCGGGCACCCGCCTGCTCCGCAACGCGCAGGAGCTGTTCGTCATCGTCGTCCACCAGGGTGCGAAGCGGTTCATCGACGAGGCGAACCACTTCGTCGGTGACGGTACGCACGTGCGCGCCGCCTGGGAGACGGCCGCGCGGCTGGTCGGCACCGGCGTCAGCGCGGGCATCCCGGCCGCGGACGACGCGCGGTGGCGGACCGCGCTGCGGGACGGCACGCTCGCGACCGAGCTGGGCGCGGCGTGGCGCGGTCACGACCTCAAGACCGCGGCGCCGGGCGCGTCCGGGCGGTGGCGGGTGACGTCGGGGCCGGCCGCGGGCGCGGACTACGGCGGGGCGTTCCTGTCGCTGCCGGTCAACGGGCGGGATCCGGCGCTGGCGTACGAGATCGTGGCCTGGCTGCTGTCCCCGGAGAATCAGGCGCGCGCGTTCACCGACGCCGGGCTGTTCCCGGCCTCCCCCGCCACGTACACGATGGCCGCGCTGCGCGAGCCGGACCCGTACTTCGGCGGCCAGCTCACCGGCGAGGTGTTCGGCGCCTCGGCCGAGCGCGCGCGGCTGGTCTACGAGGCTCCGGCGGACGTGGACGTGCAACGCGTGTACGTCCGGCAGCTCGGCGCCTACGAGCGCGGCGACAAGACCGAGACGGAGGCGTGGCGCGACGCGGTCGCCGAGGGCCGCCGCCTCGCCACCAGCCTCGGCGTCAACTGACGCGGCCCCGAGCGGCCGATGTGGAGGATCGCACGCCGTCACCCGTACGGGTGCGCGGCGCGAATGGCGAAAGACCGCAGAACGAAGTAGTAAGTGTGCGGAGAGTGACCACTGTGGTCGTGCCGAGACAGAACCGGCCCTTCGAACGAAACACCGGCGAAGCCGGGCGCCGCACGGGAGCATGCCCGGGAGATCTACATCGCCTGCGGCCGTGAGCGCGGCGCCGAACCGGTCGGGACGTAGACGCCGCGTCCCTGGTGACCCTGCAGTTCACCCAGCGTATTGAGCATGCGGATGGCCATCTTGACCGGCTCGGCACTGCAGTTGTACGCCACGGTGAGCTCGGAGATGGACGGCAGCTTGTCGCCGGGCTTGAGGTCGCCGTTCGCGATCTTGGTGCGGATGTCAGCCATGATCTGCTGGTAGATGGGGGTGGCGGGCATGGTGAGGGACTCCCTTGGTCAGCGCCTGCCATGACATCACGCTGGACCTCGGATAACAAGCATCCCAAGAATCCTCAGTATCCACAGTTGACTTGGAATGAGAAGCATTCTAGGTTTTCGTGCCGAGGGTCCGCCCGTTCTGCTCTTGGTCAGCAACTTTGGGTGACGATGGCGGGCCCTCCCCCTGATCGGGGCGGCCCCTCACCCGACCGCCCCGGCGCCGTGTCGACGCTGGAGAACCCCCTCGCCGCGACCGCGGCCGCTCCTCGCCGACTTGGAATGCAAAGAATGCCGAGAAGGGATGTTGCAGTGGCATCACTGCTGAACCGGCCGCTCAGCCGCCGGACGCTGCTGGCAGGCAGCGCGGCGGCCGGCGTCGGCCTCACCGGGCTGGCCGCCGCCGGTTGCACGTCGAACCCGACCTCCGAGGTGGCCGCGCCGAGTGGCGAGCTGCGCAAGACCACGTACATGACCGCGTTCGGTCTGCCGGGTCGCGAGGCCGCCGGTGCGGTGGCGAAGGGCAAGGGCTTCTTCCAGGAGGCCGGCCTCGACGTCACCATCGTCGCGGGCGCGGCCGGCGAGAAGAACTACGCGGCCATGGAGTCCGGGCAGGTCGACTTCGGCGCGGTGGACTGGTCGGGCGCGGTCCCGCGCTACGCCAAGGGCGGCAAGGCCGTGAAGATCGTGGCCGCGATCCACTCGCAGACCCTCATCTCGATGGTGACGCTGCCCAGCAAGGGCATCACCAGCGCGCGCCAGCTCATCGGCAAGAAGATCGGCGTGGGCGCGGGCGCGGCGCCGAAGTCCGTCTTCCCGGCGTACGCGTCCGCGTTCAACATCGACCCGGCCGAGCTCAACACCGTGCAGTGGCAGGAGGTCGCGCCCGACCAGGTCGCGGGCCTGCTGATCGCGGGCCAGGTCGACGCGATCGGCCTGTTCGTCGCGGGTACGC
It encodes:
- a CDS encoding ABC transporter substrate-binding protein — translated: MASLLNRPLSRRTLLAGSAAAGVGLTGLAAAGCTSNPTSEVAAPSGELRKTTYMTAFGLPGREAAGAVAKGKGFFQEAGLDVTIVAGAAGEKNYAAMESGQVDFGAVDWSGAVPRYAKGGKAVKIVAAIHSQTLISMVTLPSKGITSARQLIGKKIGVGAGAAPKSVFPAYASAFNIDPAELNTVQWQEVAPDQVAGLLIAGQVDAIGLFVAGTPGVRKAAIGKGLITKEQDLVVLPYSDGLTDLMGNVLTARTQLIQEQPQLVRDFTGALMKGLDYAINNPEESAKILAEQVPETDPEVAAAELTIMKTYVYPQDSTKPIGYIDEARAAKGAAILEGVLQLPPIDVGDMIDFNFVPGAAPVPASSSAK
- a CDS encoding ABC transporter substrate-binding protein; the encoded protein is MSRRRVLRAAAGLATASITGCGGDGPGIATGGGETVLWYWPGGLSGAVLSDAVTHFAARTTLRPTPIDGDYRARLAEVLAGPPTAVPSIAGIRSEEIAAFLPRADLFADLRPLGAEEVAGQYVPWKWQQASAPDNRLIGFPAGIGPTAMYYRTDVFERAGLPVEPTEVADAIGTWNDYVEAGLQIGRALPGTRLLRNAQELFVIVVHQGAKRFIDEANHFVGDGTHVRAAWETAARLVGTGVSAGIPAADDARWRTALRDGTLATELGAAWRGHDLKTAAPGASGRWRVTSGPAAGADYGGAFLSLPVNGRDPALAYEIVAWLLSPENQARAFTDAGLFPASPATYTMAALREPDPYFGGQLTGEVFGASAERARLVYEAPADVDVQRVYVRQLGAYERGDKTETEAWRDAVAEGRRLATSLGVN
- a CDS encoding winged helix-turn-helix domain-containing protein, coding for MPATPIYQQIMADIRTKIANGDLKPGDKLPSISELTVAYNCSAEPVKMAIRMLNTLGELQGHQGRGVYVPTGSAPRSRPQAM